In Parageobacillus sp. KH3-4, the genomic window GAGTGGGCGCTCGGTTTAATGAACGACGGGGATACTGTTTCGGAAAACATCACTCGCTTAATTGGCGACGGTTCCTTCGGCGATACGAAAACGGTCGTCGTCGGCCGCGGGGAGCAAGTGCAAAACTTTACAACAAGCGTTGTCCATTATGGCAAACATACGGAGGGCTATATTTTAAAACACGGTGTTGTCAGAGATAGCGCAACTTCGATTTTTAACGGCATCGGAAAAATTGAGCATGGTGCTTCTAAATCGAACGCACAACAAGAATCACGCGTATTGATGCTAAGTGAAAAAGCGCGTGGGGATGCAAACCCTATTCTATTAATCGATGAAGATGATGTAATGGCGGGACACGCTGCTTCTGTCGGCCGTGTTGATCCTACGCAGCTGTATTATTTAATGAGCCGCGGTATTCCAAAGCGTGAAGCGGAACGTCTTATCATTCATGGTTTCTTAGCACCTGTTGTCGAGGCTATTCCGATTGAAAGCGTGAAAAAGCAACTTATCGAAGTGATTGAAAGGAAAGTGCAATCATGAATACGAAAGAGATTCGTCGGTTATTTCCAATTTTAGATCAAAAAGTAAATGGGAAGCCGCTTATATATCTTGACAATGCCGCGACGTCGCAAAAGCCCCTTTCCGTCATTGAAACGCTTGACCGCTATTATCGCGAGTATAACTCAAACGTCCATCGCGGCGTGCATACACTTGGGACAAAAGCGACGGACGCATATGAAGGAGCGCGTGAAAAAGTACGGCGGTTTATTAATGCGAAGTCCACACAAGAAATTATTTTTACAAGAGGAACGACAACAGCGTTAAACATGGTCGCAGCGAGCTATGGCCGCGCCAATTTGCAGGAAGGCGATGAAATCGTCATTACGTACATGGAACACCATAGCAATTTGATCCCGTGGCAGCAAGCAGCCAAACGGACAGGGGCGACATTAAAATATATTCCGCTGCAAGCGGATGGAACGATCGATATGAAAGATGTGGAAGCAACGGTGACGGAAAATACGAAAATCGTAGCTGTTGCCCACGTATCCAACGTATTAGGGACGATTAACCCAATTAAGGAAATTGCGCGCGTTGCTCATCAACGTGGCGCTGTCCTGGTGGTAGATGCCGCGCAAAGCGCTCCTCATATGAAAATTGATGTTCAAGATCTCGATTGCGATTTTTTGGCGTTTTCTGGGCATAAAATGTGCGGTCCGACAGGAATTGGAGTATTATATGGTAAAAGAGAGTTATTAGAAAAGATGGAACCGGTAGAGTTTGGCGGCGAAATGATCGATTTCGTAGACTTGTACGAGTCGACGTGGAAAGAGCTTCCGTGGAAATTCGAGGGCGGGACCCCGATTATTGCGGGAGCAATCGGTTTAGGGGCAGCGATCGACTTCCTTGAAGAAATCGGGTTGGACAATATTGCTGCACACGAGCAGGAGCTTGCTCAGTATGCCTTAGAACGGTTATCCGCGATCGATGGGCTCACGATTTACGGCCCGAAACATCGCGGCGGGTTAGTGACGTTCAACATAGAAGGGGTTCATCCGCATGATGTGGCAACCGTCCTTGATGCGGAAGGAATCGCCGTCCGCGCCGGCCACCATTGTGCCCAGCCGTTAATGAAATGGTTAAACGTAACGGCCACAGCACGCGCGAGCTTTTATCTCTATAATACAAAAGAGGAAATCGATCAATTTGTTGGCGCATTACAGAAAACGAAGGAGTATTTTGGCCATGTCTTCTAACAACCCTTTAGATATGCTTTATCGTCAAGTGATTATGGATCATTATAAAAATCCGAGAAATCGCGGCGTGTTAGAAGGAAACAGTGTAGATATTAACATGAACAATCCGACTTGCGGCGATCGGATTCATTTAACGATGAAAGTCGAAGACGGAAAAATTGCCGATGTGAAATTTGAAGGAGAAGGTTGTTCGATTTCGATGTCATCGGCGTCGATGATGACGCAGGCGATTAAAGGAAAAACAGTGGAAGAAGCATTAAAGCTGGCAACGATTTTTTCTGATATGATGCAAGGAAAAGAATATGATGACGATATTGACTTAGGCGATATTGAAGCGTTGCAAGGCGTTTCGAAATTTCCAGCCCGCATTAAATGCGCGACATTGGCATGGAAAGCAATGGAAAAAGGCTTGCATCAGCATCATTAATGGTAAAAAGAAAAAGGAGGGTGAAACCGCATGGCGAAAAAAGCGCCGGAAATCGGCGAATATAAGTACGGATTCGTCGATAAAGACGTATCAGTATTCCGCGCGAAACGCGGATTGACGCGGGAAGTTGTTGAAGAAATTTCCCGGATGAAAAATGAGCCGCAATGGATGTTGGAATTCCGCTTAAAAGCGTTAGATATTTTCTACAGCAAACCAATGCCGCAATGGGGCGGCGACTTATCAAGCTTGGATTTTGATGAAATTACGTATTATGTAAAACCGGCGGAAAAATCAGGACGTTCTTGGGACGAGGTGCCGCCAGAAATTAAAGCAACGTTCGATAAGTTAGGAATTCCTGAAGCGGAACAAAAATATTTAGCGGGTGTATCCGCGCAGTACGAATCAGAAGTCGTTTACCATAATATGAAAGAAGATTTGGAAAAACTTGGCGTTATTTTTAAAGATACAGACTCCGCGTTAAAAGAAAACGAAGATCTTTTCCGCGAGTATTTTGCCAAAGTCGTGCCGCCTACGGACAATAAATTTGCGGCGCTAAACTCGGCGGTATGGTCGGGTGGTTCGTTCATTTACGTGCCGAAAGGCGTCAAAGTGGATACGCCTCTGCAAGCATACTTCCGCATTAACTCGGAAAACATGGGGCAGTTTGAGCGCACGTTAATTATCGTTGATGAAGGAGCGCACGTTCATTACGTCGAAGGATGCACCGCGCCGATTTACACAACGAACTCGCTTCATAGCGCTGTTGTTGAAATTATCGTCAAAAAAGGTGCATATTGCCGTTATACAACGATTCAAAACTGGGCGAACAACGTGTTTAACCTTGTAACGAAGCGCGCGGTTTGCGAAGAAAATGCGACGATGGAGTGGATTGACGGAAACATCGGTTCTAAATTAACGATGAAATATCCTGCTGTTATTTTGAAAGGAGAAGGCGCGCGCGGCTTGACATTATCGATCGCAATCGCCGGAAAAGGTCAGCATCAAGATGCGGGTGCGAAAATGATTCACCTTGCGCCAAACACATCATCCACGATCGTATCGAAGTCGATTTCGAAACAAGGCGGTAAAGTGACTTATCGCGGAATGGTTCACTTTGGCCGCAAAGCGTCAGGATCGCGTTCGAACATTGAATGCGATACGCTCATTATGGATAACCAATCGACATCCGATACGATCCCATATAACGAAATTTTAAACGACAACATTTCGCTCGAGCATGAAGCGAAAGTGTCAAAAGTATCCGAAGAGCAATTGTTCTATCTCATGAGTCGCGGCATTTCTGAACAGGAAGCGACAGAAATGATCGTCATGGGCTTTATCGAGCCGTTTACAAGAGAGCTTCCAATGGAATATGCGGTGGAAATGAACCGACTCATTAAATTTGAAATGGAAGGTAGTATTGGTTAATCCTGTAACATTAAGGGTGTGTGCTCTTTCTTGAACGCCACACCCACATTCACCCTAGTTGAGCCTCTATCGATTAATCCATTTTTCCAAAAACCATCCATTTGCCTGTGGCGAATGGATGGTTTTCACGTTTTTTTGCCGCGCGTATTCCGTTGTTCTCAAATTTTTTGCAATTGTGATATGATGAAGCTAGGTGATACGTATGATTTATATAGGGTTAACCGGTTGGGGAGATCACGACAGCTTATATCCCCCAGGTCTTGCGGCGAAAGATAAGCTGCAAGAATACGCCGCGCATTTTCCCACTGTAGAAGTGGATTCGTATTTTTATGCGATTCAGCCGCGGCAGAATGTCGAAAAGTGGATTCGTGAAACGCCAAATTCGTTTCGCTTTGTCGTTAAAGCGTACCAAGGAATGACGGGGCATGAACGCGGCCCGATTCCATATTCAAGCAAAGAAGAGATGTTTGCCGCTTTTTTGGACTCGATCGAGCCGTTTATCCGCTCGGGAAAACTGGCGATGGTGTTGTTTCAGTTTCCGCCGTGGTTTGATTGTCGCCGCGAACATGTAACGTATTTGCGTTGGTGCAAGGCGCAAATGAAAGAAGTTCCAGTGGCGCTTGAGTTTCGCCATCGTTCATGGTTTTCCCCACGTTTTTATGCAAAAACATTGCAGTTTATGACGGAAGAGGGATGGATTCATAGCATTTGTGATGAACCGCAGGCGGGGGAAGGCTCCGTTCCAACCGTGCTTCATCCGACTAATGCGGAAAAAACGTTGATTCGTTTGCATGGACGCAACGTATATGGATGGAATAAGGCGACAAGCGGGGAAAATTGGCGAGCTGTAAGATATTTATATCGATACCGTGAAGATGAATTGCGCGAATGGGTGGCGCATATTGAAACGTTAAAAACGAAGACAAATGATATTTATGTATTGTTTAACAACAATTCCGGCGGGGATGCTGCGGATAACGCGAAGCAATTCATCCGCTTGCTTGGCATTGAGTATACGGATTTAGCGCCACGACAGCTGGATTTATTTTAGCATTGGAGTGAGAATATGGAGTACGTATTGTTAGTTATTGTCGGCTTTTTAGCGGGGACGATCGGAAGTTTAGTCGGGTTGGGCGGCGGTGTGATCATTGTGCCATCTTTGTTGTTTTTAGGCGCTATACACTGGCTGCCGCACGTCACTCCGCAAGTGGCGGTCGGTACTTCGCTCGTTGTCATTATTTTTAATGGATTATCATCGACATTGTCATATATGAAGGAGAAAATGGTTGATTACCAAAGCGGGCTTTTATTTTTTATCGGGAGCGGTCCTGGGGCGATCATTGGTGCTTGGATTAATAATAAGTTAAGCTTAGAGCATTTTTCACTATATTTCGGCCTCTTTTTAATCGCTGTATCGTTTTTTTTATCTTTCAGCAGCAATGCTTCAGCGCGCTCGCAGAGAAAGCCGTTTAAAATTACGCGCACTTATATAACGAATGAAGGGGAGACAGTGACGTATGGATATCATCCGCTCGTCGCTATTGCCATTTCTTTTGTCGTTGGCTTTTTTGGCGGAATGTTTGGCATCGGCGGCGGTTCGTTAATGGTGCCAGCAATGATGATTTTATTTTTCTTTCCTCCGCACGTCGCTGTTGCGACTTCCATGTTTATGATCTTTTTATCCTCCCTTGTTAGCTCGC contains:
- a CDS encoding cysteine desulfurase yields the protein MNTKEIRRLFPILDQKVNGKPLIYLDNAATSQKPLSVIETLDRYYREYNSNVHRGVHTLGTKATDAYEGAREKVRRFINAKSTQEIIFTRGTTTALNMVAASYGRANLQEGDEIVITYMEHHSNLIPWQQAAKRTGATLKYIPLQADGTIDMKDVEATVTENTKIVAVAHVSNVLGTINPIKEIARVAHQRGAVLVVDAAQSAPHMKIDVQDLDCDFLAFSGHKMCGPTGIGVLYGKRELLEKMEPVEFGGEMIDFVDLYESTWKELPWKFEGGTPIIAGAIGLGAAIDFLEEIGLDNIAAHEQELAQYALERLSAIDGLTIYGPKHRGGLVTFNIEGVHPHDVATVLDAEGIAVRAGHHCAQPLMKWLNVTATARASFYLYNTKEEIDQFVGALQKTKEYFGHVF
- the sufU gene encoding Fe-S cluster assembly sulfur transfer protein SufU, producing MSSNNPLDMLYRQVIMDHYKNPRNRGVLEGNSVDINMNNPTCGDRIHLTMKVEDGKIADVKFEGEGCSISMSSASMMTQAIKGKTVEEALKLATIFSDMMQGKEYDDDIDLGDIEALQGVSKFPARIKCATLAWKAMEKGLHQHH
- the sufB gene encoding Fe-S cluster assembly protein SufB — its product is MAKKAPEIGEYKYGFVDKDVSVFRAKRGLTREVVEEISRMKNEPQWMLEFRLKALDIFYSKPMPQWGGDLSSLDFDEITYYVKPAEKSGRSWDEVPPEIKATFDKLGIPEAEQKYLAGVSAQYESEVVYHNMKEDLEKLGVIFKDTDSALKENEDLFREYFAKVVPPTDNKFAALNSAVWSGGSFIYVPKGVKVDTPLQAYFRINSENMGQFERTLIIVDEGAHVHYVEGCTAPIYTTNSLHSAVVEIIVKKGAYCRYTTIQNWANNVFNLVTKRAVCEENATMEWIDGNIGSKLTMKYPAVILKGEGARGLTLSIAIAGKGQHQDAGAKMIHLAPNTSSTIVSKSISKQGGKVTYRGMVHFGRKASGSRSNIECDTLIMDNQSTSDTIPYNEILNDNISLEHEAKVSKVSEEQLFYLMSRGISEQEATEMIVMGFIEPFTRELPMEYAVEMNRLIKFEMEGSIG
- a CDS encoding DUF72 domain-containing protein, with the translated sequence MIYIGLTGWGDHDSLYPPGLAAKDKLQEYAAHFPTVEVDSYFYAIQPRQNVEKWIRETPNSFRFVVKAYQGMTGHERGPIPYSSKEEMFAAFLDSIEPFIRSGKLAMVLFQFPPWFDCRREHVTYLRWCKAQMKEVPVALEFRHRSWFSPRFYAKTLQFMTEEGWIHSICDEPQAGEGSVPTVLHPTNAEKTLIRLHGRNVYGWNKATSGENWRAVRYLYRYREDELREWVAHIETLKTKTNDIYVLFNNNSGGDAADNAKQFIRLLGIEYTDLAPRQLDLF
- a CDS encoding sulfite exporter TauE/SafE family protein, encoding MEYVLLVIVGFLAGTIGSLVGLGGGVIIVPSLLFLGAIHWLPHVTPQVAVGTSLVVIIFNGLSSTLSYMKEKMVDYQSGLLFFIGSGPGAIIGAWINNKLSLEHFSLYFGLFLIAVSFFLSFSSNASARSQRKPFKITRTYITNEGETVTYGYHPLVAIAISFVVGFFGGMFGIGGGSLMVPAMMILFFFPPHVAVATSMFMIFLSSLVSSLTHVFMGNVQWLFALSLIPGVWFGAKTGAFINKRLRSKTIVIALRLVLVLLGVRLIYQSIS